The DNA window TATTACAGTAGGATGACATCCAATACCAAGACCTTGAAACTATTGTTGTCTTGCATTCaatgaaatagaaattagaattgTTAAAAATGACGTCGTTCCTATTCAGCCATAAACACCAAACAATTGCAAGTCACACCACCGCTACggttattttgaaaaaattgttaCCAACTTTGGACCAATTGTGAAAGTAGTTTTTCAGCTCCACCAAAGACAGATTTATATCATTTCCCAGCCAAGAAATAATACTCCTCAAAACTCCATCCGTAATAACACAACTATCAAACAAATGCGTCATTGACCCGTCTTCCGCCGTACACAACACACACGATCTATCCAATATTGCACAACACAAACTGACAGTGCATAATAATTaatctcaacaaaaaaaaattcacattgaACCAGTTCCAATAGTTTTAATTATATTCAAAAGTCTTATGCACTTATTACACTTAATGTCTCTATTATAAATTTATCTATTAATTAATgcaatatcaaattaatttatatttatgtgtATTTAACTTCACATCGCATAGTATATGATTTGAACATATACAGACAATCTTCATCTTATAAATCGATTTTATAGAATTGAATCAGTTCTAACCATAATTTTTAACATAATATCAAAATTTGATTCAAGATCCGTTGAAATAACTCCTATCAAATTTTCGCTATTAAACAATTcatcatttatttatatatttcagaGATCTAACCCTAAACCATTAGAAAGACTTTgactttataatttaaaaaaaaaaaaagaaagactaTGACTtaaataactattttatttttttaatgataagttttactctaataaaaaataatataataataataataataataatattaataataataataataataataataataataataataaaagtgatAACCAGCAAAATACAAATAATCTTTACACAAATGTTATCACAAAGTAATTATAAATAGTACATTTGTTATGGCCTTCATAAGGTGTTATCTTTGTGTTTGTAAGATGGACCCCTTGTGCTCTCTTTGAATGAATTTCTTtgtctattaaaaaaaacaactaattaatcaGATTCAGACTTATTTCTTTCCTATATATTGTGTTAGGGCTTTTTTTATGATGATGAAACAAATTGTACATTGCAGATGGAGAGTGATTGCTGCAAATTTACCAGGGAGAACAGATAACAAGATAAAGAATCATTGGCACACCAACTTGAAAAAgcgttttataaaaaataaaaagccaGACACTAAACATGAAACAGGAACCTCCAAAGACACAAATTCAAATAATCACCCTACAATGGAAGAAGCCAAGAAACTTGAAGGAGCATTAGAAAACAATAGTGTTCCAAATAATACAAATCCAGTGTCTTCAACCCCATCTTCAAGTGGATTCTCTTCCATAACAATGGATACTGCAGCAAAGCTTCCTTTTATGGATGCATACGTGGATGTTTTCAGTGATAGTTTCTGGACAGAACCATATATGATGGACAATTCATATGTCCCTCCAAATGAAGAAACTACATTATTATCTGTCTGGTGTGAAAATCAATACTTCAATCATGTGTACGATGAACAACTTTGGAGCCATGGACAATAAATCATTATAGTATGTCGGGGTTTGCATTACTTT is part of the Vicia villosa cultivar HV-30 ecotype Madison, WI linkage group LG2, Vvil1.0, whole genome shotgun sequence genome and encodes:
- the LOC131653732 gene encoding transcription factor MYB14-like; amino-acid sequence: MVRNTCGEKNGLRKGKWTPEEDNKLIAYVTRYGSWNWRQLPKFAGLERCGKSCRLRWLNYLRPDLKRGNFTQQEEETIIKLHEKLGNRWRVIAANLPGRTDNKIKNHWHTNLKKRFIKNKKPDTKHETGTSKDTNSNNHPTMEEAKKLEGALENNSVPNNTNPVSSTPSSSGFSSITMDTAAKLPFMDAYVDVFSDSFWTEPYMMDNSYVPPNEETTLLSVWCENQYFNHVYDEQLWSHGQ